The Novipirellula caenicola genome window below encodes:
- a CDS encoding proteasome accessory factor PafA2 family protein: METEYATLAVDPQALSSEDLPASLFVYEQICEAIRRDQPTAKGLFDSEQMFLASGGAVTFESNPTLHDTPGGLIEIATPEVRSPEELLTCQRSIDQLVADATAESETSFDLRVLKNSSDSYSHIYGCQESYDAEVASGVWLLVYRIFVCLLWMMQVVSLVVSVPLLWCMLAIGWMAQRRRGRANSADFPNSAAEYDASEFAGFTEHDSLHDQPPKTAFDSVPPVVAMFFVTALRVIHLPIVLVLRFVARHIAFRPQRRYLTALLASRLAVCGSGGLDYEGRYRLSSKAMAIDTIADMGSFRGERPVFVYGHWLSHYCAKTFLSLASTRIMFARRQRLQIGLSDSNMADHAEYVKFASVSLVLDMIEAGAVADLPVLKNSVASIHRIASDWNLISSVPTSQGELSALEIQKKYLMAARQFVGETSKQWHGESETVLSRWGSLIDILSAFRRDHTQTRDAIGRIDWMTKKHLIDALGEKSEWTEKKKIDLRYHELSAAGYFQQLIRRLPEAVLVKQQNVDRRRRSPPSGSPAARRGWMIREFTGSDEVFHTDWAYAMIGRGRKRKRVNFDT; this comes from the coding sequence ATGGAAACCGAATACGCCACGCTGGCGGTCGACCCGCAAGCGTTGTCGTCCGAAGATCTTCCCGCGTCCTTGTTTGTCTATGAACAAATCTGCGAAGCGATTCGCCGCGACCAGCCGACTGCGAAAGGATTGTTCGACAGCGAGCAGATGTTTTTAGCCAGCGGTGGTGCGGTCACGTTTGAATCCAATCCAACGCTACACGACACTCCCGGCGGTTTGATCGAGATCGCAACCCCTGAAGTGCGAAGCCCCGAAGAACTGTTGACCTGTCAACGATCGATCGACCAATTGGTGGCCGATGCCACGGCCGAATCGGAAACCAGTTTTGATCTTCGCGTGCTGAAGAACAGCTCCGATTCCTATTCACACATTTACGGTTGCCAAGAGAGCTATGATGCCGAAGTCGCCAGCGGCGTCTGGTTGCTGGTCTACCGCATATTTGTCTGTCTGCTGTGGATGATGCAAGTCGTCAGCTTGGTCGTCTCGGTACCGCTGCTGTGGTGCATGCTGGCGATCGGTTGGATGGCACAGCGTCGTCGTGGGCGGGCAAACTCGGCGGATTTCCCAAACTCGGCTGCGGAATACGACGCAAGCGAGTTTGCCGGATTTACCGAACACGATTCGTTGCACGATCAACCGCCGAAGACCGCATTTGATTCGGTACCGCCAGTGGTTGCGATGTTCTTCGTCACTGCACTGCGAGTGATTCACCTGCCCATCGTACTCGTGTTGCGTTTTGTTGCTCGGCACATTGCCTTTCGCCCCCAACGTCGTTACTTGACCGCACTACTGGCCTCGCGGTTAGCGGTCTGTGGATCGGGAGGTCTGGATTACGAAGGACGTTATCGGCTTAGCAGCAAGGCGATGGCGATCGATACGATTGCCGACATGGGAAGCTTTCGTGGCGAGCGGCCGGTGTTTGTTTATGGACATTGGCTCAGTCATTATTGTGCGAAAACGTTCCTGTCGTTGGCGTCGACTCGCATCATGTTCGCTCGACGTCAACGCTTGCAAATCGGATTGTCGGATTCGAACATGGCCGATCATGCCGAGTATGTGAAATTTGCATCGGTGTCACTGGTGCTCGATATGATCGAAGCGGGAGCGGTCGCGGACTTGCCCGTTTTAAAGAACAGCGTCGCATCGATCCATCGCATCGCAAGTGATTGGAATTTGATTTCGAGCGTGCCCACGTCGCAAGGCGAATTGTCGGCGTTGGAAATACAAAAGAAGTACTTGATGGCGGCCAGACAATTTGTTGGCGAAACGTCAAAGCAATGGCATGGCGAATCCGAGACGGTGCTGAGTCGCTGGGGATCGCTAATCGACATCCTGTCGGCGTTCCGGCGAGACCACACGCAGACACGCGACGCGATCGGACGCATCGACTGGATGACGAAGAAGCACTTGATCGATGCGCTTGGTGAGAAGTCCGAGTGGACGGAGAAGAAGAAGATTGATTTGCGTTACCACGAATTATCCGCCGCGGGGTATTTCCAGCAGCTGATCCGGCGGCTGCCAGAAGCGGTCCTTGTCAAACAGCAAAACGTCGATCGACGCCGCCGTTCCCCACCCTCGGGATCCCCGGCGGCCCGACGCGGCTGGATGATTCGTGAGTTCACTGGCAGTGACGAAGTGTTCCATACCGACTGGGCCTACGCGATGATCGGTCGCGGCCGCAAGCGAAAGCGAGTCAACTTCGACACATAG
- a CDS encoding alpha-keto acid decarboxylase family protein encodes MSVSKEAPRRETANVSIGQYLVRRLRDYGVDDLFGIPGDYVLALYSELEKSPINVVGCTREDCAGFAADGYARIRGMGALCVTYCVGGLSVCNSIAGAYAEKSPVVVISGSPGIKERSTGALLHHMVRNFRTQIDVFEKFTIAGTELSDSLTAFSEIDRVLDACDRYKRPVYIDVPRDMVHVVPPVTHGYTGVSFSNSEEATNEAIQETVRRLSSAKNPVILAGVEMHRFRLQEQLIQLAESANLPIATTMLGKSVVSERHPLFIGLYEGAIGDPQVTRFVEESDCVLLLGTFLTDINLGVFSAKLDPGRCILVTSETLRISHHHYHDVDLKAFLTGLIEASPQTTERNTTNLIPPRNTESADEAGTDLLQTSWMIRELNKRLDADTIVIADVGDSLFAATELTIHEQSEFLSPAYYASMGFSIPAALGAATAKPDHRIVVLVGDGAFQMTGQELSTLIRHGHNPIVILLDNHGYGTERYLHEGEWKYNEIARWNYGELLKVYGGGVSHLVKTKSEYIQALERAWNENDSPHLIQAKLKENDASQTLRKLAERLSKSVG; translated from the coding sequence ATGAGTGTGTCAAAGGAAGCCCCACGCCGCGAGACGGCGAACGTGTCGATCGGTCAATACTTGGTGCGGCGTCTGCGTGATTACGGGGTGGACGACCTGTTTGGAATTCCCGGCGACTACGTGCTGGCACTCTACAGCGAACTCGAAAAGAGCCCGATCAATGTGGTCGGCTGTACGCGTGAAGACTGCGCAGGGTTTGCCGCGGACGGCTACGCGAGAATACGCGGGATGGGAGCATTGTGTGTGACCTACTGCGTTGGAGGACTGAGTGTCTGTAATTCGATCGCAGGCGCCTACGCGGAAAAGTCGCCGGTGGTTGTGATTTCGGGATCACCGGGGATCAAAGAACGCAGCACCGGGGCACTGCTGCATCACATGGTTCGCAACTTCCGCACGCAGATTGACGTGTTTGAAAAGTTCACCATTGCGGGGACGGAGCTTTCCGATTCGCTGACCGCGTTTTCAGAGATCGACCGTGTTCTCGATGCCTGTGATCGCTATAAACGCCCCGTCTATATCGACGTGCCTCGCGACATGGTCCACGTTGTGCCTCCGGTCACTCATGGTTACACCGGCGTTTCCTTCAGCAACAGTGAGGAAGCGACCAACGAAGCGATCCAGGAAACCGTGCGGCGTCTTTCGAGTGCAAAGAACCCCGTCATCTTGGCGGGAGTCGAAATGCATCGATTCCGATTGCAAGAACAACTAATCCAGCTGGCTGAATCGGCGAACCTTCCGATTGCGACCACCATGCTAGGCAAAAGCGTGGTGAGCGAACGTCACCCCTTGTTCATCGGTTTGTACGAAGGCGCGATTGGCGATCCGCAGGTGACGCGGTTTGTCGAGGAAAGCGATTGTGTGTTGTTGCTGGGGACGTTCTTGACCGACATCAATTTGGGGGTGTTTTCAGCGAAACTGGATCCAGGACGCTGCATTTTGGTGACCAGTGAAACGCTGCGTATTTCGCATCATCATTATCATGACGTTGATTTGAAGGCGTTTTTGACAGGATTGATCGAAGCCTCGCCGCAGACCACCGAACGCAACACCACCAATTTGATCCCACCACGCAACACCGAATCGGCGGACGAAGCGGGGACCGATTTGTTACAAACCAGTTGGATGATTCGCGAGCTGAACAAGCGACTGGATGCCGACACGATTGTGATCGCGGATGTGGGGGATTCGCTTTTTGCGGCCACCGAGTTGACGATCCACGAGCAGAGTGAATTTCTAAGTCCCGCCTACTATGCGTCAATGGGCTTCAGTATCCCGGCAGCGCTCGGTGCGGCAACGGCCAAGCCGGATCATCGGATCGTCGTGCTGGTGGGCGACGGTGCATTTCAAATGACAGGCCAAGAATTGAGCACACTGATCCGCCACGGACACAATCCAATCGTAATCTTGCTGGACAACCACGGATATGGCACCGAACGCTATCTGCACGAAGGCGAGTGGAAGTACAACGAGATCGCGAGATGGAATTATGGCGAATTATTGAAGGTCTACGGCGGTGGTGTGAGTCATTTGGTGAAGACCAAGTCCGAGTACATTCAGGCACTCGAGCGTGCATGGAACGAGAACGATTCGCCTCATCTGATTCAAGCGAAATTGAAAGAGAACGACGCGAGCCAGACCTTGCGAAAACTGGCTGAACGCCTGAGCAAATCGGTCGGATAA